Part of the Amblyomma americanum isolate KBUSLIRL-KWMA chromosome 7, ASM5285725v1, whole genome shotgun sequence genome, AGAGGAAGATCGAAGAAAACCTCCGCACGGTTTTGGAAGGTCTCAAGTACCCCCAGCACATCATATGCTACCCTGTCCGATCCAACTACTCTCTGGGCATCATCAGCATATTCAAACAGCTGGGCACAGGCTTCGTCGTTTCCAACGTCGAAGAGCTTCGGCGAGTGCTCAAGATAGGAGGCGACCCCAAGAAAGTAGTGCTCGCGGGACCCGGGAAGACGAGGGCCGCGATTTCGCAGGCCATCGCCAACGATGTGCTCTGCATCCACGCCGAGTCGTGGCAGGAGCTAGAGCGCATTGAGGAAATCGCTCGGGCGAGTAACAAAGTCGTTCCTGTGGGCATCAGAGTCAACCCCGAGGTGGACGCCCGCGCGCACCCTCATCTGGCCACGTCCATGGTGGAATCCAAGTACGGCTTCCCGCTCCAGGAGGCCGAGGACGCCTGCGTAAGGGTCCACTTGTCCAGGTTCATGGAGCTCGTTGGAGTCAAGTACCACCTCGGCTCTCAGGTTCTGGTCTTCGAGCCTTTCGTCGAGGCGTCCGACAAGATAGTGGGTCTCGTGGACAGTTTGAAGGGCAAAGGGATCGTCCTCAAGCACGTCGACATCGGGGGAGGAATCGGAGTACCACTTCGAGTCAACGATGATGTTCCTGGTCCGGTTGCCTGGATCCGCCACCTCACCGAACCCGTGGAGAAAAGAGAACTGCGCGTCATCTGCGAGCCGGGACGTCTCCTGATATCGAACGCCGCTGTGCTCGTGACGCGAGTGGAGTATGTCAAGAAGACCGCGTCCAAAAACTACCTCATCGTGGACGCCGGCCTGAGCGATTTGGTGACGCCGGTGCTGTGCGAGTCTTACCACGACATCAGGAATGTCCGCGATGGGCCCACCAAGAGGACGGAGCTCTACGACATTGTGGGTCCAGGGAGTGGTCCAGCCGAAACATTTGGCCTTGGCCGCTATCTTCCGGCGACGGAGCAGGGAGACGTTCTCGCGATCCTCACCGTGGGGGCGTACGGATTCTGCATGTCGTCTAACTTCGCCTCCAGGAACCACGCCATGGAAATAGTCGTTGACGGCCCCACGTACGCCATCATCCGCGAAAGGCAGACCCTGGAACAGCAGGTCGTGAACGAAAGATTCTTTAAGTAGCAATAGCGAATGCTGAACAATATAATTGTTCGCACTTTTCTTCTTGAAATACATCACTGCGTGCGTGTTGTTTGATTCCGTACATAATATTTCGTGTTAAATTCTATGCATCTTATAAGTGCGATGAATCAAAGTCTTGTCGTTCATGACATGCGGTTTTGTCTTGCGCTCTAAATGTGTTTTCACAACTTCGTGTTAATTAGCTaccgttaaagaaaaaaaaacttgaacgCTTCAGCAAGTCGCAACAGTCAAAGCATAATACTGGACCCACATTCCGTGTCTGCTTTATGTGCATGCAGTCGCAGCGCGCGTGTGTAAACCGCAGACTGCGACATtacgttttctttattttccccTTCATTGCAGTCTTTATTTTGTGGATTCAGTCTAGTGGCTGCTTTGGAACCCTACTGATATTTATGCTGCCAGCCACTTATTATTATACAACCAATAAATGGACTCTGATTTTGCGAGGACGTACACCATCATTCGCTCCGGGATTTTAATGTACTCCTAAGGAGCGTAGTGTTTCGGACTCTGAGCACAGGCATCCCAAGGTTTATGGTAGCACCTTCTAGTCTGTCTTCTGAAGAAGATTGCGGGAAAAAATTGCAACGCCCCTTGCCTAGTGTTTCAGAATCGAGCGTGGTGGGCTTGCTTCTGTGGTGTCCCTGGCTGAATTGACAGGGTTTTAGCTGGGTTATTACCCAGGTTGTTAGGGTGTCGGTGCGTGCGCCAATACTTTAGCTCTTTCCAATGCCCATGTGCGACGGCACCGATTCAGCTGTGATGGATTCTTTGATTTAGGTGGGGGAGGGGGCAAGCACGTATCTAAAGGGAggccgagcccccccccccccctcccgaagtAAACCTCAGCGCCGCCTCACGCTTCTCTTGGCAATGCTCTATTTGGGCATgtacctgccccccccccccccccccttatacaGAAAGTTACCCTGAGCTCCTCCCGGAAAAATCTCTGGATACGTGCTTGGGGAGGAGGGTAAGAGGGGTAAGTTATTTGGAAATTTTAGATGGCGTCGTGACTTTCCGTGCAAACTAATTAAGGCATCCAACTTGAACAGTGCAGTGCAATATGCCTCCGCTGTGACGGGAACTTCCAACAAACCAGGTGCTGGCACATTACTACGCTTTCGCGTGAATTCATGTGTGGGTCGTGTGTGCTCAACGCGCTGCGCCATCGCCAAGTAGTAGCAACGATGGCTCAGGCACGAACTGCAACTGAAGTCCAATCGCGTTCGCACGGTGCCGTACTGCCGTCTGCAACACGGGTCTACGGTCCACGCATCTGTGGCCTGTTTGAAAGAGAATTCGTTTTGATCACTCCCATGTTCGATGGCATGAAGATAGATGCAATCATTCTCTTCTTTTCTCGTTGTCATTGCATAGGGTCACGCTCAGGCCATGATGCAATCATCTTGCGGAACTGATGTCCTTCATCCGCCAGCAGCTGCTTCTTCAAAACCGAAACTGACAAAACGGATGTCATTTGTGTCAATCCTGAGAAGGATTGCATGTTTCTTGCCCTTGTGTATTTTCCGCTGATACATATTTCATACATAAGACAGAAAAGCAACTTGTCATATTACCGCACCATTGAATGAAAACAGGTTTTGAATTTATAAATCTGAACCGCCTGGATAGTCGGAGCATTTACAGTGCTACGTTTTAACCATCTGTTCAGTTGCCAAGCGTTGATAAGATTTTTGATTGCCAGCAACTCAAATTTGTCGCAAGCAATAGCCAGCAAGCGGTGCGCGCGAAATTTGCGAATCTCACGCGACGACCAACGCGCGAGGCGCCACGCCGCAGTGAACCGGTGCACTGTAATCAAGAATGGCGGCTGTGGTACAAGATCACGGAAGCAAACATGTGGACGAAAAAGAGGAGATTGTAGAGGATGGCGACGAGGAGGACGACGCCGAAGACGACGTCGGACCACAGGACGccgccaaaaagaaaaagaaacggaagaagaagaagaagaaaggtgaGGTCTAGGAACCCCCGCCGACCGGAGTCCCGCCACCCCACATGGCTTCGTTTTGCTGATGATTGGATCTGCCGTACTTTGTTCAGTCACACGAAAACGCACTCCACAATCAGGGCCCGGAGTACGTCTTCCTTATTAAGTAAACAATTGTCATGCACAGCGCATTAAGTTTTGCAACTGTTGACCCGGCGTACTGAGTACTCATTGCGGGCCGGGCCGCCTTGTGTGTTTGGTTACCCGGGAATGCTAAAAATAAGACGCAGTGGGAGACCTCAAATGCAGGTGGAGCTGAATTTTGTGGAACACGCACCTGCTGTTGGATATGTGGATTTTTCTCCGTTTATCTGACACTGCTGAGGTTGATTCCTGTCGCGCACCTTTGTTTTCTGACCCCATTGTTTATCTCTCAATCTTGTCGTTTAGCTCCTCAAGAGGCCGATGGAGAAGAGCTAGGTTCAGCTCAAGTTTCAGCTGTGACAAACGCGCTTGAGAACCAGCACATTGATGGCACAGGCGACAAGACTGACGAGAAAGGTGACaccttgttcttttttctttaattttactCTGCATGCTGTGATTGTGCTAAGATTTGAGATTTGCACAATGTTCTCAACAAAAGGAGACCTTAGTGCACACACGTACTTTGGGGCATTGGTTATATGACCTGATGTTCGCATAGAGACAAACAGTGGTCATGTCAATAACATGTTTCTAGCTTGGTATCGCTGTGCTGGGCCCATGAGACTATCAAATCCAACAGTTAACAGACTTTTTGGGCTGCCTAGGGCTTGAGTATATGTCTCGTGCATTGTATACAGCTGTTTTTTAATACCATGTGGTACATGCATGTAGAATGGCTCTACTTTTAAACTGATAACAGTTTTTCAGTTGCACTTGTTTTTTATTTAAAGCATAGAATTCTGACACTAAAGATATGATGATAAGCAAGTCTAGATGACTCATTATATGCTCTAAAAGATACTGTTTCTTTGTCCTCTGATCTGCACGCATTTTTGTTCTACAGTGTACTCTGACCCACTGTTTTGCTACACAAAGTATTTATAGACTGTCTCCCTGTGACGTTGCAGCCTATGCTTTTGGATGCAATAAACCTTTCTCATAGCATGACACCTTACTATAGTCGGCtgcaactcaagaacacagcTGCGAATGCCTCTCAATTgagtctctccagccaatggcttcgaccggttcttaTGGTATTGCGGCTGATCTCCTAGCATGACATCGCTGGTGACTGGCAGGTGCCTGCATGGAATCTGATTAGCTGCAACATCATGACAATCGGTTGACACCATTGGTTGGAGGGCTTTCTCTTTGAGGGGTatttgccgctgcgttcttgggTTCTTGCGTTCTTGGGTTGTAGCTGCACTAGTCAGATTATTTTGTAGCCAGTACGTATTACTACAGTATTTGTATGTCACCAGTTTCATAAAAACACTGCTTAATGCTGTCCTAGTGGAATCCTAATAACAGTGATTCATACTTTTAATTTTTGTCAAAAAAATCTGGGTCTTTCATCAATCTTTAACTTTGTTCCTAAATTTAATAGGCACAGTCTTTTTCGTCTTTAAAGTCTTGGGCATGTGGGCATTTATTTTGCATTATTCTTTCATTCTCACTGCAGTCTTGCAGCAGACTTTCTTCTGAAAAATCAGGCAAATGTATGAGGCAGAGTTCACAAAGAGAATCTATTAAAAGCTCTAGAAAAGCAACTTTAAAAACTTCAGCATAGTGCATGTAGTCACTCATTCAATTATCGGTTGTGAACATTTCTGTGACactaatttcttcttttttttattgttgcatGGGAGACATGGACCCAATTTTTGCTGAAGACTGCTCGCTGTTTTCATGCTCTTGGACGAAAAAGCTTGTTATTATGCTCAAATAGAAGAACTTGCCTAGCTGTGTTTCACATGCAACATCACTTGCAATTCACCACTGTTTTTTACACCCTGTGGTACCTCTGTGGCTTTTGGCTACTATGCCCAAGGATGCTGAGTCGAATCCCGCCTGCTGTGAGCACATTTTGATGGGAGTCCAAATCCAGTGATGTGACTGCTGCGCCAGTTGAACCAAAAAACAGCAAAGGGTTTATTCTGCTGCATGTTCATTATTTCTACGAATTATTAAAGTAGGTAGGATGTAAAAAATACTAGGCAGTACTTTACACCACTGACAACATTCAGTTTATTTCAATTTGGAAGAATACTCTGGTTGTTTTTAAATATTGGTCCATTTTAGCCAGGACACCCTGCATATACTAAATAATTGAGTATATGTATAATACTTACGCGTTGCCACTCCTGCTCCAGACTCTCTTTTTCTGCTCTGAAACATAATTTGCGCTGCCTCAAGAAGTGCTCCAAAGTTACTTGGGCCAATCACATCATGGGAAATGCGAAAatgcccatgtgttgtgcgatttCAGTTCATGTTAAtgaatccccaggtggtcaaaattaacgcagagccctccactacagactGCATTTCTCAGCACCCATGTGTAtccttgggacattaaaccataTCATCACTTTTGCATTGCTGTAATGGAAAAATGTTTGCATTAACAAAGCTGTCTAGTTATGCGTCTGGGGTGCTGCAAGCGTTCACGTTAAACAGTGTCCATAATGGATTCATTAGTTTCTATTGGCCACATTGTTTGTGCATTGCCTCTTAGGAAAATTAAACAATAGTCTCTGAACTGTTTAGGTTAGCAGAGTTCATCATGAAGGGGGTCTGCTGTGTTTTCCTTAACCAGCTCACCTTTATTGTTTATGCACTTTGTATAAGTATGATTCCTTTTCCAGCTGATGGTGAAgaagcaaagaagaagaaaaagaagaaacctaAAGGTATTCAGCTTGGCACATTCACATTTGAATTGTTTTGAGAGTCAGCGATGCATGCTCAGGTGAAGGGATGCCAGCATACCAACGGTACAGGCCTAATCTTTGTCGCTGGGATAACAATTTGTGTGCATTATAGGTTGAAATGTAACTGCAAAGTTTTTCTAACATTTTGAGTTGGTAATTGCATCACATTTCTGTCTCCTCTACAGCAAACTATTTTTTAAAATACCTTGTGGAATTATTTTAAAACTGCGAAAGTAGCAAACCAAAACTGAAACTGAGTCCGTGGTTGGGGACTTGCATGATGCATCAATGATGTCACAAACATTACTAGCTTGAACGTGTGTTGAATGATGAACTAGCAACTTAAAATGATGACTTATTTCATAACGTGCCTGAAATGACCTAATGTAAGCCTCAGAATTTTGTTGGGGAAATGGGGAGTGGGTGTTAACACGCGGCCAATGTTTGTGGCATTGCAAATGCAGTACTGCCTGTAGAAATCATCTTGGCTGAGGCCGCAGAAACTGGAGACTTTAAAATCGATTTGTGTCGCACGGCTGCCAAATAATTGTTGAAGTGACTAGGAATGGTGGGAAAACCTACAGGATAAGCCTCATTACAATGGACTAACCTGTAAAAACCTCTGAGCTGTATATTCTATGAATGCAGTGATCTCATTGAAATGCAACAGAGAGAAGCTTGGCCATTATAGTGAAGGAAGACAGAAAAACAAATGGCAAATGTTCTATTGCACCCCGTTTTACTGTGAGAACGTTGCCATTAACACTCAGCAACGCAGGAAAATCTCGTTAGTTCCAAGCTCACTTAGTTTGAGTGTGTAGTTAATTTGAACTGACGCTAGAGTCTCGTAAAACTCTTGCATATTACACTCAGCGGAAAGCACCTGATAATATGCTTGCATGAGTATATGCGGTGTTGCGTGAGTATATAGGCAATATGCAATTCATCACTATGCGGTGTTGCGTGAGTATATAGGCAATATGCAATTCATCACTTGTTCTTAGTGTTGAACGGGCGCATACATGTGAGAAGGCGTAGCATGAGCTGACGTATGTGCAGAGCAGTTACCCATACAGTGCAATGCATCAGCCCATCATTTTGATCGCACTTCCTGTAGTTCAAATTTCAGTTAATTCAAACAGATTTTCCTGTCTTGTTCGAATTATCAAGTTTAGAATGCATATGTATTCTGCTACACTGAGAGGTTCCTAACCAACAGGAATGGGCAGCATTCGGTCTTTCATGTGAAAACTTTACAGAAAGGAACATAAGCTTAGTACTGGCATTTTGTGCAATACCAAAACTAATGTCATAAATGGCTTTTGTATGGTGGGATTGTGCAGCCTAGTTCATTTGTGAATCACATTAAAGGGCTGTGATTTGCAGGTCCTAAGCAGCAGACAGACCCACCATCAATTCCCATCTGTGATCTGTTTCCCGATGGCAACTTTCCGGTGGGTGAGGAAGTGGAACATCCCATTCCAAATGATAGGTATGTTCCCCATTGAATCCTGTTTCTGGACTGGTATATTTTGCAATTTACTTGAGCCGTTGGAAATTTCATTGAAACTCTTATTTCATGGCAGGGTTAGGTTAGGTGTTATGTCTTGTGATGTATGGGAGGAGTCTTCATTCTTTTCAGCGCCAGTATTCCTACCTGTCATTAAAAACTTTATAGGCTCGTATAGTTTCTGTTTGGAAGTTCCTAATTTTTGTAAGTTTGTTTGAAGCTGATTAAGCAACAAGTGGTGGATTTTGGGTCTTGAAAGATACAGTATTGTAAAACCTGCATTCTATGCCTTGACTGGCCCCAAGCTTGCTTCTGCTTTAgatccaaggatatatgagacaggtactgtgccatttcctttccccaaaaaccaattattattattattgttattattattattattattattattattattagatgcATACATGCATGTGCTCGGCATTTCTCAGAATGCCTGTTGTGGCTCCTCCTGGTAGACTGTTGTGCACGCTGTTCTGTTTTACTTTTTTGTTAACAGTATAGATAGTGCTATTGCGTTACTCTGCCACACCTTACCAACTTTCATGCAGCCGTACCGGAAGGAATCGTTTCACTGACCCAGAGAAAAAGGCCTTGGAAGGCATGTCTCAGGAGCAGTACAGAGAGATTAGGCAAGCAGCTGAGGCACACCGTCAAGTAAGTAGACATGTTAACATTAATATTTCAGTCAGTTCAGTGCCATCTCTATTCTTACAATGATATTGTGCTTTCTAGGACTTGTAAGGTATGCTGATCAATTCCAGATTAGATATAAAAATTATGTATGAAATTTCAAACAGTTTTAAAAACATGTCGTTTGTGCATGCAACTGTAAGCCAAaattcttgcagttttttttcctctaaTGCTTATCTGGAGACACTTGAGG contains:
- the LOC144097074 gene encoding diaminopimelate decarboxylase-like; translated protein: MESYRNGVLHVDHVSLASLADRYQTPFYVYSKRKIEENLRTVLEGLKYPQHIICYPVRSNYSLGIISIFKQLGTGFVVSNVEELRRVLKIGGDPKKVVLAGPGKTRAAISQAIANDVLCIHAESWQELERIEEIARASNKVVPVGIRVNPEVDARAHPHLATSMVESKYGFPLQEAEDACVRVHLSRFMELVGVKYHLGSQVLVFEPFVEASDKIVGLVDSLKGKGIVLKHVDIGGGIGVPLRVNDDVPGPVAWIRHLTEPVEKRELRVICEPGRLLISNAAVLVTRVEYVKKTASKNYLIVDAGLSDLVTPVLCESYHDIRNVRDGPTKRTELYDIVGPGSGPAETFGLGRYLPATEQGDVLAILTVGAYGFCMSSNFASRNHAMEIVVDGPTYAIIRERQTLEQQVVNERFFK